Part of the Candidatus Bathyarchaeia archaeon genome, ATGACGCCATTAATTTTCATATCTTTTGCAAGTTTTAAGCCAATGTACACGGGAACACTGTTCCGCACTTCCATCGGATCAAAAACCTTTAAAATAGCTATAACTCCATTGACAGCCCTAAACATTTCCTCAACATTGAAAACGCATATTTTGTGTTCTAACCCTAGAAAAAGAGCCATTCTCTTGGCATAGTCTAAGTCCCCAGCCACGCCTTGCTCAAAAGCGACGGTTATAGCGGTTACACGTTTATGCTTAGAAGCTTCAAGTGCTATCACACTTGTATCTATGCCACCAGAAAAAAGTAGACCATCAGCCAAATTTTTTTCCACAACTCTTCCGATAATTTCCCTCGTCTTCAACAATAGGACTGCTTCATTATTCTGCAGTTGCATACCACAGTTTAGCATCTGCAAATTTTAAAACCTTTTGCAAATGCTTCCGCACAAGTGAGTTATGCTTAAAAGCACTCAGCATCAATTATGGAACGCTGTGAAAAGGGGAAGCATCATGAGGATAAGCTTAATCCACATGAAAACCCGTGATTCAATAGAGGAGATTTTCCAAACAGCATGGAAGAAAATCCACGAGGCTGCGAAACAAAAGCCAAACTTCATAGCCCTCCCAGAATATTTCTCAGTGCCCGGTTTCATCGAAAAGTATTCTTCAGCATCTGAAATCTTCGAAAAAACACACGCCCCCACGGTCGAATTCTTGAGGGAAGCTTCTGCGGAGCTTCCAGATATTTACATTGTTGGGGGAACTTTTATCGAAAAAAGTCAAAATACTTTCTTCAATATTTGCACAATATGGAGAGACGGCAAGCTTCTCGGAAGTTATAGGAAAAGAAATCCGGTAAGCGTTGAAACTAGGATAGGCATAAGCAAAGGCGACAAACCCTTTGTCATGTCTACAGAATTCGGCAAAATAGGCTTACTCATATGTGCAGATATATTCGACTCGGAAGCAGTAAGACAAACCATAAGCTTGGGTGCTAAAACCATCTTCCTTCCAGTAGCATCCTTATCAACCCATCCAG contains:
- a CDS encoding carbon-nitrogen hydrolase family protein: MRISLIHMKTRDSIEEIFQTAWKKIHEAAKQKPNFIALPEYFSVPGFIEKYSSASEIFEKTHAPTVEFLREASAELPDIYIVGGTFIEKSQNTFFNICTIWRDGKLLGSYRKRNPVSVETRIGISKGDKPFVMSTEFGKIGLLICADIFDSEAVRQTISLGAKTIFLPVASLSTHPDVKGHPLSEKIASENGVFVAKIGNVRSSAGGGRSAVIAPWGVIKEAPLTLSDLTLTVDLDIQKLKAYRSEISKGVSTPR